In Salana multivorans, a single genomic region encodes these proteins:
- a CDS encoding LacI family DNA-binding transcriptional regulator → MATIYDVARLAGVSPATVSRVFNGVGVSPQKTQAVRDAADELRYTPSRAARTLRKQSAEVIALIIPDIENPYFTELARGVEDVAQRAGFSVVLCNSDSETEKEATYLEIALSANMAGVIVAPASADTDLGPTLAMGRPVVAVDRGTHDRIDRVVMANLQAGRAATEALLAAGYRRVACLTGPREIETAHERALGWRAAMATHLPDAELDSLLRYSTFRVGGGRDGMTELLALPEPPDAIVAGNNLLGVGALQVLTERGLTPPEVGVSVVGSLPFTTLSPQAVTIVRLPAREMGVQAAEMLLERIAGDDEPARTVVLPGAVQAATLLRA, encoded by the coding sequence GTGGCCACCATCTACGACGTCGCGCGACTGGCCGGGGTGTCCCCCGCCACGGTCTCGCGTGTCTTCAACGGCGTCGGCGTGTCGCCGCAGAAGACGCAGGCCGTCCGCGACGCCGCCGACGAGCTGCGCTACACCCCCAGCCGCGCGGCGCGGACGCTGCGCAAGCAGAGCGCCGAGGTCATCGCCCTCATCATCCCCGACATCGAGAACCCCTACTTCACGGAGCTCGCACGCGGCGTCGAGGACGTCGCCCAGCGCGCCGGGTTCTCCGTCGTCCTGTGCAACAGCGACTCGGAGACCGAGAAGGAGGCCACCTACCTCGAGATCGCCCTGTCGGCGAACATGGCGGGCGTCATCGTCGCGCCGGCCTCCGCCGACACCGACCTCGGTCCGACGCTCGCGATGGGCCGACCCGTCGTCGCCGTCGACCGCGGGACCCACGACCGGATCGACCGCGTCGTCATGGCGAACCTGCAGGCCGGCCGCGCCGCGACCGAGGCGCTGCTCGCCGCCGGATACCGCCGGGTCGCCTGCCTCACGGGGCCGCGGGAGATCGAGACGGCGCACGAGCGCGCGCTCGGCTGGCGCGCCGCCATGGCGACCCACCTGCCCGACGCCGAGCTCGACTCCCTGCTGCGCTACTCGACGTTCCGCGTCGGCGGCGGCCGCGACGGCATGACGGAGCTGCTCGCGCTCCCCGAGCCCCCCGACGCCATCGTCGCCGGGAACAACCTCCTCGGCGTCGGCGCCCTCCAGGTGCTCACCGAGCGCGGCCTCACCCCGCCGGAGGTCGGCGTGTCCGTCGTCGGCTCGCTGCCGTTCACCACGCTGAGCCCGCAGGCGGTCACGATCGTGCGGCTGCCGGCGCGCGAGATGGGCGTCCAGGCGGCGGAGATGCTGCTCGAGCGGATCGCCGGCGACGACGAGCCGGCGCGCACCGTCGTGCTGCCGGGCGCGGTCCAGGCCGCGACGCTGCTGCGCGCCTGA
- a CDS encoding LLM class F420-dependent oxidoreductase → MTSQKLRLGLHTGYWSSGPPAGAADAVRWADAHGLDSVWTAEAYGSDAFTPLAWWGSGTTRVRLATGVAQLSARTPTATAMAALTLDHLSGGRFVLGLGASGPQVVEGWYGQPYARPLARTREYVAIVRDVLRREAPVTAPGPAYRLPLPASSPGATGEGRALRSTVHPLRADLPIHLAAQGPRNTELAAEIADGWLPAFLSPALDDEARGLLAAGFARRSERLRPAEKFEVCATVPLALAESVEAGIDLLRGHVALYAGGMGSATTNFHHEALRRVGARVGPGVDDALAEVAERYRSGDRAGAAAAVPADLVREIALVGTPADVVAQLDRWRDTCVTTLVLQTDPRVVPLLEPVLAAPR, encoded by the coding sequence ATGACGAGCCAGAAGCTTCGCCTCGGGCTTCACACCGGCTACTGGAGCTCGGGCCCGCCGGCCGGCGCCGCCGACGCGGTGCGCTGGGCCGACGCGCACGGGCTCGACTCCGTCTGGACGGCCGAGGCGTACGGGTCGGACGCGTTCACGCCGCTCGCGTGGTGGGGATCGGGCACGACGCGGGTGCGTCTGGCCACGGGCGTCGCGCAGCTCTCGGCCCGCACGCCGACGGCCACGGCGATGGCCGCGCTCACGCTCGACCACCTGTCCGGGGGGCGGTTCGTCCTCGGCCTCGGGGCGTCCGGGCCGCAGGTCGTCGAGGGCTGGTACGGCCAGCCGTACGCCCGGCCGCTGGCCCGCACGCGCGAGTACGTCGCGATCGTGCGCGACGTCCTGCGCCGCGAGGCGCCCGTGACGGCTCCGGGCCCGGCCTACCGGCTGCCGCTGCCGGCGTCGTCACCGGGGGCGACGGGCGAGGGGCGCGCGCTGCGTTCCACCGTGCACCCGCTGCGCGCCGACCTGCCGATCCACCTCGCGGCGCAGGGCCCGCGCAACACGGAGCTGGCCGCCGAGATCGCCGACGGCTGGCTGCCGGCGTTCCTCTCCCCCGCGCTCGACGACGAGGCGCGGGGACTCCTCGCCGCGGGGTTCGCCCGCCGCTCCGAACGGCTGCGGCCGGCCGAGAAGTTCGAGGTGTGCGCGACCGTCCCGCTCGCGCTCGCCGAGTCCGTCGAGGCCGGCATCGACCTGCTGCGCGGACACGTCGCGCTCTACGCCGGCGGCATGGGATCGGCGACGACCAACTTCCACCACGAGGCGCTGCGCCGCGTCGGCGCGCGGGTGGGCCCGGGTGTCGACGACGCGCTGGCGGAGGTGGCGGAGCGCTACCGCTCGGGGGACCGCGCGGGAGCCGCCGCCGCGGTGCCGGCGGACCTCGTGCGCGAGATCGCGCTCGTCGGGACGCCGGCCGACGTCGTCGCGCAGCTCGATCGCTGGCGGGACACGTGCGTCACGACGCTCGTGCTCCAGACCGACCCCCGCGTCGTCCCGCTGCTGGAGCCGGTGCTCGCGGCGCCGCGCTGA
- a CDS encoding fucose isomerase, with translation MSTYHLPTVAERPQATPRTAYLVASGDLRESANVAGWPTQAAMEADVTAALGELGWDVVRAHDVDPETGHGFVSSQRMGLEVFKNVPSDAPLVVAIANWQYSHHLLAGLRTHRGPILTVANFAGDWPGLVGLLGLNAGLTKMGKDYATIWSVDFTDDWFKAGLREWTETGRITHDASHVRELSGLDALPDGPEKELGVALADELLTDKAIIGVFDEGCMGMYNAIFDDELLNPTGIYKERLSQSALYAEMLRVSEEEANEAYDWLVDHGMTFRYGEDATTELTREQVQWQMKMYIAALRIADDFGLDAVGIQYQQGLKDLVPASDLAEGILNSTQRPPVRSRDGSRVLHEGHAFPHFNEADEGVAVDALVTDRVFRAMGLVPDNTLHDVRWGEDYDGEFVWVYEISGSVPASHLGGWDKAEGWRQGHVFFPAGGATINGVSRPGEVVLSRVYIADGVLQADLFRASVVELPEEETRRRKDATNPEWPIANVVLHGQTRDQFMARHKANHAQLVYAPDAETADRALVAKAAMFARMGIRINLVGDVPSVPA, from the coding sequence ATGAGCACCTATCACCTGCCGACGGTCGCCGAGCGGCCGCAGGCGACCCCCCGCACCGCCTACCTCGTCGCCAGCGGCGACCTTCGCGAGTCCGCCAACGTCGCGGGGTGGCCGACGCAGGCCGCGATGGAGGCGGACGTCACCGCCGCCCTCGGCGAGCTCGGCTGGGACGTGGTCCGCGCGCACGACGTCGACCCGGAGACGGGGCACGGCTTCGTCTCCAGCCAGCGGATGGGTCTCGAGGTGTTCAAGAACGTCCCGTCCGACGCACCGCTGGTCGTCGCGATCGCGAACTGGCAGTACTCCCACCACCTCCTGGCCGGGCTGCGCACGCACCGCGGCCCGATCCTCACGGTCGCGAACTTCGCGGGCGACTGGCCGGGGCTCGTCGGCCTGCTCGGCCTCAACGCGGGCCTGACGAAGATGGGCAAGGACTACGCGACCATCTGGTCGGTCGACTTCACCGACGACTGGTTCAAGGCCGGTCTGCGCGAGTGGACCGAGACGGGCCGCATCACGCACGACGCCTCGCACGTGCGCGAGCTGTCCGGGCTCGACGCGCTGCCGGACGGCCCGGAGAAGGAGCTCGGCGTCGCGCTCGCCGATGAGCTGCTCACGGACAAGGCCATCATCGGCGTGTTCGACGAGGGCTGCATGGGCATGTACAACGCGATCTTCGACGACGAGCTGCTCAACCCGACCGGCATCTACAAGGAGCGCCTGTCGCAGTCCGCGCTCTACGCCGAGATGCTCCGGGTGTCGGAGGAGGAGGCGAACGAGGCGTACGACTGGCTCGTCGATCACGGCATGACCTTCCGGTACGGCGAGGACGCCACGACCGAGCTCACCCGCGAGCAGGTCCAGTGGCAGATGAAGATGTACATCGCCGCGCTGCGCATCGCCGACGACTTCGGGCTGGACGCCGTCGGCATCCAGTACCAGCAGGGCCTCAAGGACCTCGTCCCGGCCTCCGACCTGGCCGAGGGCATCCTCAACTCGACGCAGCGCCCGCCGGTGCGCTCGCGCGACGGCTCGCGCGTCCTGCACGAGGGCCACGCCTTCCCGCACTTCAACGAGGCGGACGAGGGCGTCGCGGTCGACGCGCTCGTGACCGACCGGGTGTTCCGCGCCATGGGCCTCGTGCCCGACAACACGCTGCACGACGTGCGGTGGGGCGAGGACTACGACGGCGAGTTCGTCTGGGTCTACGAGATCTCCGGCTCGGTCCCGGCCTCGCACCTCGGCGGGTGGGACAAGGCCGAGGGCTGGCGCCAGGGTCACGTGTTCTTCCCCGCGGGCGGCGCGACGATCAACGGCGTGAGCCGGCCGGGGGAGGTCGTGCTCTCCCGCGTCTACATCGCCGACGGCGTCCTGCAGGCCGACCTGTTCCGCGCGAGCGTCGTCGAGCTGCCCGAGGAGGAGACGCGGCGACGCAAGGACGCGACGAACCCCGAGTGGCCGATCGCCAACGTCGTGCTGCACGGCCAGACCCGCGACCAGTTCATGGCGCGGCACAAGGCCAACCACGCGCAGCTCGTCTACGCGCCCGACGCGGAGACCGCCGACCGCGCGCTCGTCGCGAAGGCCGCGATGTTCGCGCGGATGGGCATCCGGATCAACCTGGTCGGCGACGTCCCGTCCGTCCCGGCCTGA
- a CDS encoding GH116 family glycosyl-hydrolase — protein sequence MTRRLPHTAERAAFPLGGIGTGNVSLGARGELRDWELENGPDKGRVNPYSFFAIHAAPLARPDAASRPAVTRIVEAPLTGRHDLDAGYAFDRLAGLPRLAGATMTGRYPVVDIEFTDDDLPVEVSLHAFTPLVPLDADASGIPGAVLRYDVTNPGPDPVRVTVAGSMSHTAGRGEGPYGMRARQSVAWREDGGVRGLDFGVELPEDDPGHGTLSLTTTDPSVTVKPQWSVGFWPDGSRLFWNDFASDGLLEPEARATLEDRPRGVFAEGDDGRESFTEEELLELLPRVRTGSLGIVHTLAPGETRSFEFVLAWSFPNRHRGWGGHIVFRDPNWGDVVRNHYATLWPTAWDAARHLHAELPRLEAATDAFVEALYGGTLDPVVADAVGANIAAARSTTAFVVETPNPDLGEGPVLTAWEGSFDHGGSCEGTCTHVWSYAQTLAWLFPSLERSARRVEYLLETDEEGAQKFRSNRVFGGPAWFMTPAVDGQLGTFLRLHREWRFSGDDAFLRELWPAARSTLDHAATHWDRDGDGLLDGELHNTYDIEFHGIEPLANSMYLAALRAGVVMAEHLGEPETAVRWRGLADTVARGMDDVLWNGEFYRQVIEDADAYRYQYGDGVLSDQLLGQFHAYLAGLGDLLPREHVRSALHAVVEHNLREDLTRHESTQRVYAIGDEGGLLLASWPRGGRPAIPFVYSDEVWTGIEHQVATTLAYAGLPREALRVERLLRSRYDGVVRNPWNEIECGNHYARSLASWGLLLAFSGAQWDAPTGTLAFAPIELPFRGLFTTGSAWGVVEVDDTTTRIRVHGGVLDVDRLVVGGREVARSITLPAGRSQLWTARNHTADQAATTQESA from the coding sequence ATGACGCGCCGCCTCCCCCACACCGCCGAGCGCGCCGCCTTCCCGCTCGGCGGCATCGGCACGGGCAACGTGTCGCTCGGCGCCCGCGGCGAGCTGCGCGACTGGGAGCTGGAGAACGGCCCCGACAAGGGTCGCGTCAACCCCTACTCGTTCTTCGCGATCCACGCCGCGCCCCTCGCCCGGCCCGACGCGGCGTCCCGCCCGGCCGTCACGCGCATCGTCGAGGCGCCCCTGACCGGCCGGCACGACCTCGACGCCGGCTACGCGTTCGACCGGCTCGCCGGCCTGCCGCGGCTCGCCGGCGCGACGATGACGGGGCGCTACCCCGTCGTCGACATCGAGTTCACCGACGACGATCTGCCGGTCGAGGTCAGCCTCCACGCGTTCACCCCGCTCGTCCCGCTGGACGCCGACGCGTCGGGGATCCCCGGCGCCGTCCTGCGCTACGACGTCACCAACCCGGGGCCGGACCCCGTCCGCGTGACGGTCGCCGGCAGCATGAGCCACACGGCCGGGCGCGGCGAGGGCCCCTACGGCATGCGCGCGCGGCAGAGCGTCGCGTGGCGCGAGGACGGCGGCGTGCGCGGGCTCGACTTCGGCGTCGAGCTGCCCGAGGACGACCCCGGTCACGGGACGCTCAGCCTCACCACGACGGACCCGAGCGTCACGGTCAAGCCGCAGTGGTCGGTCGGCTTCTGGCCCGACGGCTCGCGCCTGTTCTGGAACGACTTCGCCTCCGACGGCCTGCTGGAGCCGGAGGCCCGCGCCACCCTCGAGGACCGCCCGCGCGGCGTGTTCGCGGAGGGTGACGACGGCCGGGAGAGCTTCACCGAGGAGGAGCTGCTCGAGCTGCTGCCGCGGGTGCGGACCGGCTCGCTCGGCATCGTGCACACGCTCGCGCCGGGCGAGACGCGCTCGTTCGAGTTCGTGCTCGCCTGGAGCTTCCCGAACCGCCACCGCGGCTGGGGCGGGCACATCGTGTTCCGCGACCCGAACTGGGGCGACGTCGTGCGCAACCACTACGCGACGCTCTGGCCCACCGCGTGGGACGCCGCCCGCCACCTGCACGCCGAGCTCCCGCGGCTCGAGGCCGCGACGGACGCGTTCGTCGAGGCGCTGTACGGCGGGACGCTCGACCCGGTGGTCGCCGACGCGGTCGGCGCCAACATCGCGGCGGCGCGCTCGACGACGGCCTTCGTCGTCGAGACCCCCAACCCCGACCTGGGCGAGGGCCCCGTGCTCACGGCGTGGGAGGGCTCCTTCGACCACGGCGGCTCGTGCGAGGGGACGTGCACGCACGTGTGGTCCTACGCCCAGACGCTCGCCTGGCTCTTCCCGAGCCTCGAGCGCAGCGCGCGCCGCGTCGAGTACCTGCTCGAGACGGACGAGGAGGGCGCGCAGAAGTTCCGCTCCAACCGCGTGTTCGGCGGCCCGGCCTGGTTCATGACGCCGGCCGTCGACGGCCAGCTCGGCACGTTCCTGCGACTGCACCGCGAGTGGCGGTTCAGCGGCGACGACGCGTTCCTGCGCGAGCTGTGGCCGGCGGCCCGGAGCACCCTCGACCACGCCGCCACCCACTGGGACCGCGACGGCGACGGCCTCCTCGACGGCGAGCTGCACAACACCTACGACATCGAGTTCCACGGCATCGAGCCGCTCGCCAACTCGATGTACCTCGCGGCGCTGCGGGCGGGCGTCGTCATGGCCGAGCACCTCGGCGAGCCCGAGACCGCGGTGCGGTGGCGCGGGCTGGCCGACACGGTGGCGCGCGGGATGGACGACGTGCTGTGGAACGGGGAGTTCTACCGCCAGGTCATCGAGGACGCGGACGCCTACCGCTACCAGTACGGCGACGGGGTCCTGTCCGACCAGCTCCTCGGCCAGTTCCACGCCTACCTCGCGGGCCTCGGCGACCTGCTCCCGCGCGAGCACGTGCGCAGCGCGCTGCACGCCGTCGTCGAGCACAACCTGCGCGAGGACCTCACGCGGCACGAGAGCACCCAGCGCGTCTACGCGATCGGCGACGAGGGCGGACTGCTGCTCGCGTCCTGGCCGCGCGGCGGGCGCCCCGCGATCCCGTTCGTCTACAGCGACGAGGTCTGGACCGGCATCGAGCACCAGGTCGCGACGACGCTCGCGTACGCCGGGCTGCCGCGGGAGGCGCTGCGCGTCGAGCGGCTGCTGCGGTCGCGGTACGACGGCGTCGTCCGCAACCCGTGGAACGAGATCGAGTGCGGCAACCACTACGCGCGCTCGCTCGCGTCGTGGGGGCTGCTGCTCGCGTTCTCGGGCGCGCAGTGGGACGCACCGACCGGGACGCTCGCGTTCGCCCCGATCGAGCTCCCGTTCCGGGGGCTCTTCACCACCGGGTCCGCCTGGGGCGTCGTCGAGGTCGACGACACCACCACCCGGATCCGGGTGCACGGGGGCGTCCTCGACGTCGACCGTCTCGTCGTGGGAGGCCGCGAGGTCGCCCGCTCGATCACCCTTCCGGCGGGTCGGAGCCAGCTCTGGACCGCCCGGAACCACACCGCCGACCAGGCGGCCACCACCCAGGAGTCAGCATGA
- a CDS encoding FGGY-family carbohydrate kinase, producing the protein MRTRCTLGVDIGTSSSKGVLVDESGTVLRTATIAHDVARPHPGWVEMDGRVWWDELVALSRELLVEDVDVVAVGVSGMGPCVLLVDDHGVPVRPAILYGVDTRAVEEIAEMTDELGVDAITAVGGSRLTSQAGGPKIHWVHRHEPEAYARARRLFMPASWLAHQLTGAYVLDHQSASQLSPLYDIQDGSWHTPWWERYAPGLERPELRWPGDVAGHVTPEAAALTNLPVGIPVITGTIDAWTEAVSVGAQNDGDLMLMYGTTMFLVATGTQTLRTPSMWTTVGAFPGTRNLAGGLATSGALTAWLRDLTGSDYPNLLADAESSPPGANGLVVLPYFAGERTPILDPDARGVVAGLTLSHTRGDLYRAALEATAMGVRHNVETMRAAGADVRRIVAVGGGTQGALWLQIVSDVTGLVQEVPRTTIGASYGAAFLAACAAPTVDADDADATGDGATAAPRIEDWNPVATRITPDETTAATYDWLFGRYLELYAATRDIVHDLARHQRDTSITITETS; encoded by the coding sequence ATGCGCACACGCTGCACGCTCGGGGTCGATATCGGCACCTCCAGCTCCAAGGGCGTCCTCGTCGACGAGTCCGGCACCGTCCTGCGGACCGCGACCATCGCCCACGACGTCGCCCGCCCCCACCCCGGCTGGGTCGAGATGGACGGTCGCGTCTGGTGGGACGAGCTCGTCGCGCTGAGCCGCGAGCTGCTCGTCGAGGACGTCGACGTCGTCGCGGTCGGGGTGAGCGGGATGGGCCCCTGCGTCCTGCTCGTCGACGACCACGGCGTCCCGGTGCGCCCCGCGATCCTCTACGGCGTCGACACGCGCGCCGTCGAGGAGATCGCGGAGATGACCGACGAGCTCGGCGTCGACGCCATCACCGCCGTCGGCGGCTCGCGCCTCACCTCCCAGGCCGGCGGGCCGAAGATCCACTGGGTCCACCGCCACGAGCCCGAGGCGTACGCGCGCGCCCGGCGGCTGTTCATGCCCGCGTCGTGGCTCGCCCACCAGCTCACCGGCGCCTACGTGCTCGACCACCAGTCCGCCAGCCAGCTCTCCCCGCTCTACGACATCCAGGACGGGTCGTGGCACACGCCGTGGTGGGAGCGCTACGCCCCCGGCCTCGAACGGCCGGAGCTGCGCTGGCCCGGCGACGTCGCCGGCCACGTGACGCCCGAGGCCGCCGCCCTCACCAACCTCCCGGTCGGCATCCCGGTCATCACCGGCACGATCGACGCCTGGACGGAGGCGGTGAGCGTCGGCGCGCAGAACGACGGCGACCTCATGCTCATGTACGGCACGACGATGTTCCTCGTCGCCACCGGGACGCAGACCCTGCGCACGCCGTCGATGTGGACGACGGTCGGCGCCTTCCCCGGCACCCGCAACCTCGCGGGCGGCCTCGCGACGTCGGGCGCGCTCACGGCGTGGCTGCGCGACCTCACCGGGAGCGACTACCCGAACCTGCTCGCCGACGCCGAGTCCTCCCCGCCCGGCGCGAACGGCCTCGTCGTGCTCCCCTACTTCGCCGGCGAGCGCACCCCGATCCTCGACCCGGACGCCCGCGGCGTCGTCGCTGGGCTCACGCTCTCGCACACCCGCGGCGACCTGTACCGCGCGGCCCTCGAGGCAACGGCGATGGGCGTGCGGCACAACGTCGAGACGATGCGCGCCGCCGGCGCCGACGTGCGCCGGATCGTCGCGGTCGGCGGCGGGACGCAGGGCGCGCTGTGGCTGCAGATCGTCTCCGACGTGACGGGGCTGGTCCAGGAGGTCCCGCGCACGACGATCGGCGCGAGCTACGGCGCCGCGTTCCTCGCCGCCTGCGCCGCACCGACGGTTGACGCGGACGACGCCGACGCGACCGGTGACGGCGCGACCGCCGCGCCCCGGATCGAGGACTGGAACCCCGTCGCCACCCGGATCACTCCCGACGAGACCACCGCGGCGACCTACGACTGGCTGTTCGGCCGGTACCTCGAGCTGTACGCCGCGACCCGCGACATCGTCCACGACCTCGCTCGCCACCAGCGCGACACCAGCATCACGATCACGGAGACCTCATGA